The segment TCCGCCGTGTTGTATGCCATCGCCCTACAGGAGAGCGGTACCCACTTGCGCGGCAAGCAGATTCCCTGGCCGTGGACGCTGAATGTCGCCGGTCAGCCACGGAGATTCCAGACCATGGAGGCGGCCTGCTCCGACCTGGAGAAAGCTCTTGAGGCAGGACAGGACAGCCGCATCGACGTGGGGCTTGGACAGATCAATGTCGGCTATCACGCCCATCGTGTGGCGCATCCCTGCGATCTCCTCGATCCGTATCGAAATCTCACCATCGCCGCCACCATCCTGCGTGAGCAATACAAATCGGGAGAAGACTGGCTGCCGGCCATTGGTCGCTATCACCGTCCGGCTGGTGGCGTTCCGGCCGCGCGCTACCGCCGCGTTGTTCGTCAGCACCTGTCGCGCGTTCACGGTGCCCCGGCATCCCTGACCAACCCGAGGAGGTGATCACTTTGAAACGTCGCTTGCAAGCATTGTGCTGGATGCTGGGGATGGCGAGCCTTATGGCCTCCGCCGATGACACCCAGCTCATCGTCGTTGAAGACCGGGGCGGCGGCTCCGCGCTGCTGTACTACCAGGCATTGGATTTACCACCGATGGACTCTCCCGTCCGTCCACCAATGCGTGATGAGGAACCTGTGGCTCCAACCCAGCCCTTCAGCGAGGCGGACATGCTGCCGGCAAGGTCAGCGTTACTTTCGCCGGGCAGGGTGGAACGCCGATCGATTCAGGCACCGGGGCTCAGCCCCCTATTCCTGGTGGGCGACGACGAGTACTCCCGGGCGTGGCTGCGCCGTCGAGCAGACAACTTGCAGGCATTGGGCGCCGCGGGTCTGGTGGTCGACGTTGAAACCTCGGAAGACCTGGCCAACCTGCGACGCCTGGTGCCGGGTTTGAGCCTGTCGCCGGTCTCCGCCGATGAGCTGGCTCGCCGTCTTGGCATCAACCATTATCCGGTGCTGGTCACGGCCACGGGCATCGAGCAGTGACATGGCCCAGCCTCATGCCGTGGAGGTCATGTTACGACCCGCCGTCGAGCTGTACAGCGTCGCGGTCAGTATCGGTGCCGCTGCACTTTGCCTCTTCGCCCCCTGGTCACTGGCCCTGAGTCCCTTGCTGGGGCTGGGGGCAGCCTTGGGCTTTCTGACCTTTGCCGCCATCCGCTACCAGGACGCCAGGATGATTCGGCGTTACCGACGCAACATTCGCCGCATCCCCCGTTACGTGATGGCCAGCCGGGACGTACCGGTGAGCCAGCAACGGCTGTTCGTCGGCAGGGGATTTCGCTGGGATCAGCGCCATACGCATCGGCTGATGCAGACCTATCGCCCCGAGTTTCGCTGCTATGTCGAACCGACGCCGCTCTATCGGTTTGTCCGCCGGTTGGAGCAGCGGCTGGAATTTACGCCATTCCCACTTTCCAGCCTTGCCCGAGTGACCGCATGGGATCACCTCCTGAATCCGGTTCGTCCACTGCCCCCGGTGGGCGGGCTGCCGCGCCTGCACGGCATCGAGCCCCAGGAGACGGACGTCTCCCTGCCACTGGGCGAGCGAGTCGGTCATACCCTGGTGCTCGGCACTACACGGGTTGGCAAGACCCGGCTGGCCGAGCTGTGCATCACCCAGGATATCCGCCGCAAGGTCAACGGCGAGCACGAGGTCGTAATCGTGTTCGATCCCAAGGGCGATGCCGACCTGCTCAAGCGCATGTACGTGGAAGCCAAGCGTGCCGGGCGTGAAGGCGAGTTCTACGTGTTCCATCTCGGTTGGCCTGACATTTCCGCCCGCTACAATGCGGTGGGGCGCTTCGGGCGCATCTCGGAGGTGGCCACGCGCATCGCCGGCCAGCTCTCCGGCGAGGGCAACAGCGCGGCCTTTCGGGAATTTGCCTGGCGCTTCGTCAACATCATCGCCCGCGCCCTGGTGGAGCTGGGACGGCGCCCCGACTACCTGCTGATCCAGCGCCACGTCATCAACATCGACGCCCTGTTCATCGAGTACGCCCAGCACTTCTTCGCCAAGTCCGAACCCAAAGCCTGGGAAGTTATTGTGCAGCTCGAAGGCAAGCTGAACGACAAGAACATTCCCCGTCACATGGTCGGACGGGAAAAGCGCGTGGTCGCCATCGAGCAATACCTGTCCCAGGTTCGGGTCTACGACCCGGTGCTCGACGGGCTGCGTTCGGCGGTGCGCTACGACCGAACGTATTTCGACAAGATCGTCGCGTCGCTCCTGCCACTGCTGGAGAAACTGACCACCGGCAAGATCGCCCAACTGCTGGCCCCGGACTATGCCGACCTGCGTGATCCGCGGCCGATCTTCGACTGGATGCAGATCATTCGCAAGCGGGCCGTGGTCTACGTGGGGCTGGATGCCCTGTCGGATGCCGAGGTTGCTGCAGCGGTGGGCAACTCAATGTTCTCCGACCTGGTATCAGTGGCCGGGCACCTCTACAAGTTCGGCATCGACGACGGCCTGCCCAGTGCCTCGACTAGCGCACATGTGAAAATCCCCATCAATGTCCATGCCGATGAGTTCAACGAACTGATGGGCGACGAGTTCATCCCCTTGGTTAACAAGGGCGGTGGTGCCGGGATTCAGGTAACGGCCTATACCCAGACCCTGAGCGACATCGAGGCCCGTATCGGCAACCGGGCCAAGGCAGGGCAGGTGGTGGGCAACTTCAACAACTTGTTCATGCTGCGGGTACGTGAAACGGCCACCGCCGAACTGCTGACCCGCCAGTTGCCCAAGGTCGAGGTCTACACCACATCCATCGTTAGTGGGGCAACGGATACCTCCGATCCGCAGGGGCATACGGCCTTTACCTCCAATACCCAGGATCGCATCACTACCACCAGCGTGCCGTTGATCGAACCAGCCCACGTAGTGAATCTCCCCAAGGGCCAGGCCTTCGCGCTGCTTGAAGGCGGCAACCTGTGGAAGATCCGCATGCCATTGCCAGCGTCCAACTCCGACGAGGCCATGCCGAAGGATCTGCAGGTGCTGGCCGGCTATATGCGCCAGCACTACCTCGACGCTGGGGAGTGGTGGGAAAACCAGGGTAGGGCAGCCTTACAGAACGAAAGCCTGCCGGACGACCTGCTGGATGACTTCAAACAGATGACCACCGCCGAGACCGACGGGGCCGGGACATCATGAGTGATCCGGCAGCCACCGCGCAGCGGCAACAGACGCGGCAGCGCAATGTCGTCGGCTCGGTGGTCACACTGCCGTTTCGCTTCTTCGGCGTACTCTGCGGGTCCTTGCTGCTCTGCATCCTGGTGGAATGGATCGGTATGCACCTGTTCTGGCCGGAACAGGGGTGGCATCACGCCCAAGCCATGGTGCATTACGAGCTCGATCAGCTTTCGACACACTTCACGCGCAGCGTGGTGGTACAGGAGCCAGGGCGCACGGCCCACCGGTTGGTCGATGGCGGTTATGAGTGGATATTCGCCAAAACAGGACTGATGGATTGGATGCAGGATGCTGCTACACAGGCCCGCGCAGGGAGCGTCAACCCAACCCGGGACTTCCGCTATTACCTGGGCGTGGCCTACGTCCACCTGGAAAGCTACCTGATCGCCGCCGCGTATATATTGCTGGTCTTCCTGGTGCGCTTGCTGGTGTTGTGCCTCATGCTGCCGCTGTTCTGCATGGCCGCCTTCGTGGGACTGGTCGACGGGCTCGTACGTCGGGACATCCGTCGGTTCGGTGCGGGCCGCGAATCCGGCTTCGTCTATCACCGGGCGAAAGCCGCCGTGATGCCGCTATTGGTGCTTCCCTGGGCGATTTATCTGGCGCTGCCGATCAGTGTGAGCCCATTGCTGGTCCTGTTGCCCAGTGCCATATTGCTGGGAGTGGTGATGGATATCGCGGCGGGAAGTTTCAAAAAATATCTTTAGGGGTAGTGTTCAGAGCAAGATCATCCGCCGTCTTGTTGAAAGAGTTGCTTCGGATTATCAAACGAAGGATTTTCAGAGACCCGCCCCATGTAGATCACGAGGCTATACCTAGCAAGCTTTTCGGCGGAAGCTCGCTCTATCGACCAGTCATTACCAAGTGCTTCATTCTCACCATGGATCATCCGAGTACGTCCCATTTTATAAATCTTCTCTACAACCTCCCTCATAGTCTTACCATCTCGGGTAATGATTTTATTTTCGTCTATTTCAAAACAGGACTCGATAAGCCTTCGTATTGCTTCTTGGCTTCCATTTCGACTTAACTTTCCAGTTAAAACTTCCATGGCCGCCGAAAGTTTGACGATGGCAATTTGATCTACCGTTTCACGACAGCCCTCATAGAACCAAAGCAAGGCATGAGCAATAGCATTCATCAACTTTGGCCGTTCACTACCTTCAGCCGGATCAAGGTAGGTCATGATTGCCTCTCCTGCGACAGCGAAACAATCAGCAAACCCATTGATGCTTTCTTCCAGCTTATCCTTATTGACCCAGGGAGCATGTAATCGCTTGGAACCCGATCTATTTGCGAGCATCAGACCATCAGGTGTGAATGAAAGTGTCGTGCCGTACTGGTGTTTTCGGTCGGCGAGCAAGCTGATTCCTTTCAATACCTCTGAAGGTGTTTCCCAGAGCAGCGACACGGTTGCCAGAGCAAGCCGCGCTGAAATCAGAGCCTTGTGCCGCCCTGCATCGACTCCGAATCCAGGAACACTGATAGAGCAGACATATTGGCAATCCCCAATAGCCTCAAGAATGAATTTTTCATCATGAGCATCAGAGGAGGCTTTCCGCTTCTTCAATTTCTTCCCTTGCCATACTTGGGTGATCCGACGGTGAGTGACTTTCGAAATTGGCCCATCCGCAATTTTTTCTGGAAATCGCTTTATGCGACCATCTGGCCCCACGCTAACCAACCGACCGTCTGAAGCCTTGCGATCAATCCAGATTTTTCGGGGTTCAAAGCGAACCGGGCCAATGTCGATAGGAGCGATGTCATCATAACTAAATAATGTGCATCCAAACGAGTATTCCAGTTTTCCATTCTTTAACGTCCAATCTATGCCCTTGGCTACTGCCTCCTCGACATCGCTTAAGACCAATGCTGCGTTCTGATCAACATCTCGATCCAAGTCAATCTTGGCCAAGGCAGGGCCAAAGGCCTTACGGACCAATCCCGTTAAATCTTTGACAGAGAAGCGTGCTTCCAGAGAGGCGTCGCGCTTCATCATTTGGTGGGCGATATCAGCGATTAGCCCGTCGACCATTCTAGTAACATGAATTTGCTGACCATCACCAGCATCGATTATCCGAGGAAAATTATCGCCCTCACATCTAGACGACGGCGAACTCCCCTGATGCTTCCTAAGGTCTTCAATAATCCCTTTCACCAGC is part of the Gammaproteobacteria bacterium genome and harbors:
- the traD gene encoding type IV conjugative transfer system coupling protein TraD, which produces MAQPHAVEVMLRPAVELYSVAVSIGAAALCLFAPWSLALSPLLGLGAALGFLTFAAIRYQDARMIRRYRRNIRRIPRYVMASRDVPVSQQRLFVGRGFRWDQRHTHRLMQTYRPEFRCYVEPTPLYRFVRRLEQRLEFTPFPLSSLARVTAWDHLLNPVRPLPPVGGLPRLHGIEPQETDVSLPLGERVGHTLVLGTTRVGKTRLAELCITQDIRRKVNGEHEVVIVFDPKGDADLLKRMYVEAKRAGREGEFYVFHLGWPDISARYNAVGRFGRISEVATRIAGQLSGEGNSAAFREFAWRFVNIIARALVELGRRPDYLLIQRHVINIDALFIEYAQHFFAKSEPKAWEVIVQLEGKLNDKNIPRHMVGREKRVVAIEQYLSQVRVYDPVLDGLRSAVRYDRTYFDKIVASLLPLLEKLTTGKIAQLLAPDYADLRDPRPIFDWMQIIRKRAVVYVGLDALSDAEVAAAVGNSMFSDLVSVAGHLYKFGIDDGLPSASTSAHVKIPINVHADEFNELMGDEFIPLVNKGGGAGIQVTAYTQTLSDIEARIGNRAKAGQVVGNFNNLFMLRVRETATAELLTRQLPKVEVYTTSIVSGATDTSDPQGHTAFTSNTQDRITTTSVPLIEPAHVVNLPKGQAFALLEGGNLWKIRMPLPASNSDEAMPKDLQVLAGYMRQHYLDAGEWWENQGRAALQNESLPDDLLDDFKQMTTAETDGAGTS
- a CDS encoding integrating conjugative element protein, with translation MASLMASADDTQLIVVEDRGGGSALLYYQALDLPPMDSPVRPPMRDEEPVAPTQPFSEADMLPARSALLSPGRVERRSIQAPGLSPLFLVGDDEYSRAWLRRRADNLQALGAAGLVVDVETSEDLANLRRLVPGLSLSPVSADELARRLGINHYPVLVTATGIEQ
- a CDS encoding TIGR03747 family integrating conjugative element membrane protein, which encodes MSDPAATAQRQQTRQRNVVGSVVTLPFRFFGVLCGSLLLCILVEWIGMHLFWPEQGWHHAQAMVHYELDQLSTHFTRSVVVQEPGRTAHRLVDGGYEWIFAKTGLMDWMQDAATQARAGSVNPTRDFRYYLGVAYVHLESYLIAAAYILLVFLVRLLVLCLMLPLFCMAAFVGLVDGLVRRDIRRFGAGRESGFVYHRAKAAVMPLLVLPWAIYLALPISVSPLLVLLPSAILLGVVMDIAAGSFKKYL
- a CDS encoding transglycosylase SLT domain-containing protein, producing the protein MVASMSIRHLVAVCLGGLALSSAMAETREIPPPAYQLAAHEAGVPSAVLYAIALQESGTHLRGKQIPWPWTLNVAGQPRRFQTMEAACSDLEKALEAGQDSRIDVGLGQINVGYHAHRVAHPCDLLDPYRNLTIAATILREQYKSGEDWLPAIGRYHRPAGGVPAARYRRVVRQHLSRVHGAPASLTNPRR